ATTGGTTTTTGAAACACTTGATGTTCTCTTGATTTTACCAAAGTTATCTTTTACTATGctcttattttaattgtgttttttttaatagattgttttgcttttatgttttgtgggcattttgacacatatgtaagctgccctgagtcccttcggggagatggtggtggactaTAAGAATGTATTTATGGAGCCCCAAGGtctccatggagcacactttgagaaccgttGCCATCAACTGATAGAGAGATTGACTGTGTTCTCTTCGTTGTCTTCTAGGTGTCTCTAAATCTTCAGAAGATGTCCTCTGATAGCTTCCAGTGCACGCAACCTTGCAAGGCACCTCCCCAGTGCAAGAAAACTGTCCCTCCCCCTCAGGAGTGCTGTCCACCTCCCCAGAAGTGCTGTCCACCTCCACAGGAGTGTTGTCCACCTCCTCAGaaatgttgtcctcctcctccacagAAATGCTGTCCTCCTCCTCAGGAGtgctgtcctcctcctcctcagaaatGTTGTCCACCACCTCCTCAGAAATGTTGTCCACCACCTCCTCAACAATGTTGTCCACCTCCTCCTCAGCAATGTTGTCCACCTCCTCCTCAGCAATGTTGTCCACCTCCTCCTCAACAATGTTGTCCACCTCCTCCTCAGCAATGTTGTCCACCACCTCAGGAGTGTTGCCCACCCCCCCAGAAATGCTGTCCACCTCCTGAGCAATGCTGCATACCCCAATGCCCACCTCCTCAGCAGTGCTGTCCACCTCAGAATCCCAAAGGCTTCTGAGAGACCACTGGAAACCATTTCCTCGAGGGCCTACGACAAGGAGAAGAACACACAATTGATGCTGAAATGTACCTTCGATGACCCACCTTGGTGGACATCCATGCAGATGTGGGCATTATTACAACCGCTTCTTGCTGCCTCTTCATCTTCCCACCTTCTCTAATGCTTGCGACAATGAAGACAGAATCCAGAAATTGACGCATCCAAGTGACGGTGGATCTGCTTCCAGGCAGTCTTGTTCCGTTGACATCAACAGATGCTCTGCTTTTGCTTTGCAAGCCTTTACCTTGGAGTAAACATTCACCTTTGGTTGTCCTTTGTGATAGGTGAATGTTATCAAACGGCATACCTGTAAAGTCTATCCCTGCAAAGAGCTTCCTCTTATAATGCTCCAAGTTCTAACTATATGTATATGGTatgaatatataaaaacaatgccTGCTCGATGATCATTCTGTTGTCTAAGTGTTGTTCTTCTTTAAGTATTTCTCCCatttgggacccaaagcagctgtgGTTGTCATCCCATTGAGCAATTACATATCCATATCCTGGTATTCATGTTTACAATTGCGGCACAATTGCCACAGTCGCAAAGGCATCAATCTACCTTAATGTAAGTATTATCGTTCAATGAATAGTCTCCCTTTTTTCCAACGAACTTTATTGCTAGTACACAGAAGGGATGCTGGAAGGTTCTACATGATTATGTTTTACATTGCAGGTCAATTGTACCCGGGATCATAAATCACACACATCTCAACTCAGTAAGAGAAAGGGCTTTCTTCTCCTTCCAAGATCATGGGACAATCACCATTTTATGGTTTCCTGATTATACTTTGAGGGTTCCTGACTTATGACCTTCTCACATTCACTACATATCCACATTTGTCTGCCCAATGACATGTCCAAAGGATTATTTTTGTAGTTGTAACACTTAGCAATCACCAGAGAGATGTTTGATGGAGGTGTCTTCTACTAGCAcaatgattcccaacctgtggtccatggaccaccagtggtccacaagaacaaaaatatagTCTGTGGCAtcactgttactactacggataataacacagtccAACCCAAAAataattcttggtgtcttcatttttaggcctgttcagaaaattgtcttggatagaccacatcagctctagattattaaatatggttttctgtgggcaacttctggatggcatatgttctgtatcggaaactagagctgatgtaatctatccaaggcaattttctgaatcagcaccccagataaccaaactgaatctaaagttgaccaaaaactgattcttaacccttttagcactaatgttggagattggtccctggtcaagtgatccctggtcaaaaaaaggttgggaattactGTACTAGCAGGATGATGTCTCCATATCATCCCATCAGTGATCatgaccagagccggccctaggtattattcaagtgtaagcgaacagaattttggcgcccccgccccccaaccaatcactgaaaaataaaagcattggataagcgaaaatgttggataataagaagggattaagggaaagcttattagacatcaaattacattaagattttacaaattaagcaccaaaacatcatgttttacaagaaatcaacagaaaaagcagtctcgactgcgcccccgtatgttttgcgccccaagcgaccgcttaattcgcctcattgttggactggctctgatcATAACACAACACTGACAAGAACAATGGATCCAAATTGGATTTGATCATATGGGAAATATGTttcctctagaaatctctacatcCTCCAGCACTTTTGCCAGAAGTTCGTCTT
The Anolis carolinensis isolate JA03-04 unplaced genomic scaffold, rAnoCar3.1.pri scaffold_14, whole genome shotgun sequence genome window above contains:
- the LOC107983760 gene encoding cornifin-A, producing the protein MNRLRLHKDQGGRSLNVLRHVHHRLFSMQTSTFGWHINHSSSPQAPHSALLQRTVFSLDSAFLVVSLNLQKMSSDSFQCTQPCKAPPQCKKTVPPPQECCPPPQKCCPPPQECCPPPQKCCPPPPQKCCPPPQECCPPPPQKCCPPPPQKCCPPPPQQCCPPPPQQCCPPPPQQCCPPPPQQCCPPPPQQCCPPPQECCPPPQKCCPPPEQCCIPQCPPPQQCCPPQNPKGF